From Canis lupus dingo isolate Sandy chromosome 24, ASM325472v2, whole genome shotgun sequence, a single genomic window includes:
- the SLC35C2 gene encoding solute carrier family 35 member C2 isoform X1, which yields MGKWALDVAFVWKAVLTLGLVLLYYCFSIGITFYNKWLTKSFHFPLFMTMLHLAVIFLFSALSRALVQCSSHRARVVLSWTDYLRRVAPTALATALDVGLSNWSFLYITVSLYTMTKSSAVLFILIFSLIFKLEELRAALVLVVLLIAGGLFMFTYKSTQFNVEGFALVLGASFIGGIRWTLTQMLLQKAELGLQNPIDTMFHLQPLMFLGLFPLFAIFEGLHLSTSEKIFRFQDTGLLLRVLGSLFLGGILAFGLGFSEFLLVSRTSSLTLSIAGIFKEVCTLLLAAHLLGDQISLLNWLGFALCLSGISLHVALKALHSRGDGGPKPLKGLGSHPDLQLLLRSSRPEEDDNEEEEEEEYFVAQGQQ from the exons ATGGGGAAGTGGGCCCTTGACGTGGCCTTTGTGTGGAAGGCGGTATTGACTCTGGGGCTGGTCCTCCTCTACTACTGCTTCTCCATCGGCATCACCTTCTACAACAAATGGCTGACGAAG AGCTTCCACTTCCCGCTCTTCATGACGATGCTACACCTGGCCGTGATCTTCCTGTTCTCTGCCCTGTCCAGGGCACTGGTTCAGTGCTCCAGTCACAGGGCCCGCGTGGTGCTGAGCTGGACGGACTACCTCAGGAGAGTAGCTCCCACAG CGCTGGCAACGGCACTTGACGTGGGCTTGTCCAACTGGAGCTTCCTCTACATCACCGTCTCGCT GTACACGATGACCAAGTCTTCCGCTGTCCTCTTCATCTTGATCTTCTCTCTGATCTTCAAGCTGGAGGAGCTG CGTGCAGCCCTGGTCCTGGTGGTCCTCCTCATCGCCGGGGGCCTTTTCATGTTCACGTACAAGTCCACACAGTTCAACGTGGAGGGCTTTGCCTTGGTGCTGGGGGCCTCATTCATCGGTGGCATTCGCTGGACCCTCACCCAGATGCTCCTGCAGAAGGCGGAACTTG GGCTCCAGAACCCCATTGACACCATGTTCCACCTGCAGCCACTTATGTTTCTGGGGCTCTTCCCTCTCTTCGCGATATTTGAAG GTCTCCATTTGTCCACGTCTGAGAAGATCTTCCGTTTCCAGGACACAGGGCTGCTCCTGCGGGTACTAGGGAGCCTCTTCCTTGGAGGGATTCTCGCCTTTGGTCTGGGCTTCTCAGAGTTCCTCCTGGTCTCTAGAACCTCCAGCCTCACTCTCTCCATTGCTGGCATTTTTAAG gAAGTCTGCACTCTACTGCTGGCAGCTCATCTGCTGGGGGATCAGATCAGCCTCCTGAACTGGCTGggcttcgccctctgcctctcAGGCATATCCCTGCATGTCGCTCTCAAAGCCTTGCACTCTAGAG GTGATGGTGGCCCTAAACCCTTGAAGGGGCTGGGCTCCCACCCCGACCTACAGCTGCTGCTCCGGAGTAGCCGGCCAGAGGAAGATGacaatgaggaggaggaggaggaggagtactTTGTGGCCCAAGGGCAGCAGTGA
- the SLC35C2 gene encoding solute carrier family 35 member C2 isoform X3 yields MTMLHLAVIFLFSALSRALVQCSSHRARVVLSWTDYLRRVAPTALATALDVGLSNWSFLYITVSLYTMTKSSAVLFILIFSLIFKLEELRAALVLVVLLIAGGLFMFTYKSTQFNVEGFALVLGASFIGGIRWTLTQMLLQKAELGLQNPIDTMFHLQPLMFLGLFPLFAIFEGLHLSTSEKIFRFQDTGLLLRVLGSLFLGGILAFGLGFSEFLLVSRTSSLTLSIAGIFKEVCTLLLAAHLLGDQISLLNWLGFALCLSGISLHVALKALHSRGDGGPKPLKGLGSHPDLQLLLRSSRPEEDDNEEEEEEEYFVAQGQQ; encoded by the exons ATGACGATGCTACACCTGGCCGTGATCTTCCTGTTCTCTGCCCTGTCCAGGGCACTGGTTCAGTGCTCCAGTCACAGGGCCCGCGTGGTGCTGAGCTGGACGGACTACCTCAGGAGAGTAGCTCCCACAG CGCTGGCAACGGCACTTGACGTGGGCTTGTCCAACTGGAGCTTCCTCTACATCACCGTCTCGCT GTACACGATGACCAAGTCTTCCGCTGTCCTCTTCATCTTGATCTTCTCTCTGATCTTCAAGCTGGAGGAGCTG CGTGCAGCCCTGGTCCTGGTGGTCCTCCTCATCGCCGGGGGCCTTTTCATGTTCACGTACAAGTCCACACAGTTCAACGTGGAGGGCTTTGCCTTGGTGCTGGGGGCCTCATTCATCGGTGGCATTCGCTGGACCCTCACCCAGATGCTCCTGCAGAAGGCGGAACTTG GGCTCCAGAACCCCATTGACACCATGTTCCACCTGCAGCCACTTATGTTTCTGGGGCTCTTCCCTCTCTTCGCGATATTTGAAG GTCTCCATTTGTCCACGTCTGAGAAGATCTTCCGTTTCCAGGACACAGGGCTGCTCCTGCGGGTACTAGGGAGCCTCTTCCTTGGAGGGATTCTCGCCTTTGGTCTGGGCTTCTCAGAGTTCCTCCTGGTCTCTAGAACCTCCAGCCTCACTCTCTCCATTGCTGGCATTTTTAAG gAAGTCTGCACTCTACTGCTGGCAGCTCATCTGCTGGGGGATCAGATCAGCCTCCTGAACTGGCTGggcttcgccctctgcctctcAGGCATATCCCTGCATGTCGCTCTCAAAGCCTTGCACTCTAGAG GTGATGGTGGCCCTAAACCCTTGAAGGGGCTGGGCTCCCACCCCGACCTACAGCTGCTGCTCCGGAGTAGCCGGCCAGAGGAAGATGacaatgaggaggaggaggaggaggagtactTTGTGGCCCAAGGGCAGCAGTGA
- the SLC35C2 gene encoding solute carrier family 35 member C2 isoform X2, translating into MGKWALDVAFVWKAVLTLGLVLLYYCFSIGITFYNKWLTKSFHFPLFMTMLHLAVIFLFSALSRALVQCSSHRARVVLSWTDYLRRVAPTALATALDVGLSNWSFLYITVSLYTMTKSSAVLFILIFSLIFKLEELRAALVLVVLLIAGGLFMFTYKSTQFNVEGFALVLGASFIGGIRWTLTQMLLQKAELGLQNPIDTMFHLQPLMFLGLFPLFAIFEGLHLSTSEKIFRFQDTGLLLREVCTLLLAAHLLGDQISLLNWLGFALCLSGISLHVALKALHSRGDGGPKPLKGLGSHPDLQLLLRSSRPEEDDNEEEEEEEYFVAQGQQ; encoded by the exons ATGGGGAAGTGGGCCCTTGACGTGGCCTTTGTGTGGAAGGCGGTATTGACTCTGGGGCTGGTCCTCCTCTACTACTGCTTCTCCATCGGCATCACCTTCTACAACAAATGGCTGACGAAG AGCTTCCACTTCCCGCTCTTCATGACGATGCTACACCTGGCCGTGATCTTCCTGTTCTCTGCCCTGTCCAGGGCACTGGTTCAGTGCTCCAGTCACAGGGCCCGCGTGGTGCTGAGCTGGACGGACTACCTCAGGAGAGTAGCTCCCACAG CGCTGGCAACGGCACTTGACGTGGGCTTGTCCAACTGGAGCTTCCTCTACATCACCGTCTCGCT GTACACGATGACCAAGTCTTCCGCTGTCCTCTTCATCTTGATCTTCTCTCTGATCTTCAAGCTGGAGGAGCTG CGTGCAGCCCTGGTCCTGGTGGTCCTCCTCATCGCCGGGGGCCTTTTCATGTTCACGTACAAGTCCACACAGTTCAACGTGGAGGGCTTTGCCTTGGTGCTGGGGGCCTCATTCATCGGTGGCATTCGCTGGACCCTCACCCAGATGCTCCTGCAGAAGGCGGAACTTG GGCTCCAGAACCCCATTGACACCATGTTCCACCTGCAGCCACTTATGTTTCTGGGGCTCTTCCCTCTCTTCGCGATATTTGAAG GTCTCCATTTGTCCACGTCTGAGAAGATCTTCCGTTTCCAGGACACAGGGCTGCTCCTGCGG gAAGTCTGCACTCTACTGCTGGCAGCTCATCTGCTGGGGGATCAGATCAGCCTCCTGAACTGGCTGggcttcgccctctgcctctcAGGCATATCCCTGCATGTCGCTCTCAAAGCCTTGCACTCTAGAG GTGATGGTGGCCCTAAACCCTTGAAGGGGCTGGGCTCCCACCCCGACCTACAGCTGCTGCTCCGGAGTAGCCGGCCAGAGGAAGATGacaatgaggaggaggaggaggaggagtactTTGTGGCCCAAGGGCAGCAGTGA